The bacterium genomic sequence TCCTTTTTCACCAGGGCGAGAAAGAGTCCATCCACATCTCCGTCGTGCAGAGCCGGGTGATTCTGGTCATCGTCTTCGACAACCGCACCTCTCTCGGGTTGGTGCGCCTGCGGGTCAAGAAGGCGCTGGAGGAGCTCTCCACCGTCTTCGAGAACATCTTCTCAAAGCTCGGCGCCTCCGGACACCAGAGGACCCTGGATTCCTCTTTCGCCTCCGTCGCCGAAAGCGAGATAGACAACCTCTTCCGGGATTGATCCGCCCCTCCCGGCAGGTGATGGACCCGAACCCGACCAGAAATGATCGCGGGACCCCTACAGGGTACAGAACCCGACGCCGTCCACGTCCTTTAGTTTTCGCGCCTTCCCGACAAGGACGACCTAGATGTCACTGATCAACTACGGCAGCAAAGAGATAAACTGCAAAATCGTCTACTACGGCTGCGGTCTGTGCGGGAAGACCACGAATCTTCTCTACGTCCACAAGAAGATAGACCCCGCCTCGAAGGGCAAGCTGGTGAGTCTGGCCACCGAGACCGACCGCACACTCTTTTTCTACTTCCTCCCCCTCGACCTGGGCACCATCCAGGGCTTCACCACCCGTTTTCACCTCTACACCGTGCCGGGACAGGTCCACTACGACGCGAGCCGGAAGCTCATCCTCAAGGGGGTGGACGGCCTGGTCTTCGTCGTGGATTCCCAGATCGAGCGCAT encodes the following:
- a CDS encoding roadblock/LC7 domain-containing protein; translated protein: MAQTVELFEEDYQIINQTLSRLLTESNARIVLLVDRSGQLISSHGDTSNMDSTAFASLSAGNFAATSALAKILGQDEFSVLFHQGEKESIHISVVQSRVILVIVFDNRTSLGLVRLRVKKALEELSTVFENIFSKLGASGHQRTLDSSFASVAESEIDNLFRD
- a CDS encoding GTPase domain-containing protein, yielding MSLINYGSKEINCKIVYYGCGLCGKTTNLLYVHKKIDPASKGKLVSLATETDRTLFFYFLPLDLGTIQGFTTRFHLYTVPGQVHYDASRKLILKGVDGLVFVVDSQIERMEDNLDSLENLKVNLHSQGYEFNDLPMVLQYNKRDLANIVPVDDLERQLNHRDDPGFEAIATEGVGVFDVLRAISKLVLAALSQ